From a region of the Xanthomonas rydalmerensis genome:
- the mntP gene encoding manganese efflux pump MntP encodes MSFLSILLLGIAMSTDAFAAAVGKGAAMQRPRWADALRAGLIFGCIEALTPALGWVLGQAASKYVVAFDHWIAFGLLGALGVHMIVAGLKPESDAPDEAAPKRHGFWSLAATGFATSIDAMAVGVGLAFLDVNIVEVAAIIGLCTLTMVTLGIMLGRALGALAGKRAEIVGGALLIAIGSTILFEHLHGAG; translated from the coding sequence ATGTCGTTTCTTTCGATTCTCCTGCTCGGCATCGCCATGTCGACCGACGCCTTCGCCGCCGCCGTCGGCAAGGGCGCGGCGATGCAACGCCCACGCTGGGCCGACGCGCTGCGCGCCGGCCTGATCTTCGGCTGCATCGAGGCACTGACACCCGCGCTGGGCTGGGTGCTTGGCCAAGCCGCGTCCAAGTACGTGGTCGCCTTCGACCACTGGATCGCCTTCGGCCTGCTCGGCGCGCTGGGCGTGCACATGATCGTCGCCGGCCTCAAGCCGGAGTCCGACGCGCCCGACGAGGCCGCGCCCAAGCGTCACGGCTTCTGGAGCCTGGCCGCCACCGGGTTCGCCACCAGCATCGACGCGATGGCGGTCGGCGTCGGCCTGGCCTTCCTGGACGTGAACATCGTCGAGGTCGCGGCGATCATCGGCCTGTGCACGCTGACCATGGTCACCCTGGGCATCATGCTCGGCCGCGCGCTCGGCGCGCTCGCCGGCAAGCGTGCGGAGATCGTCGGCGGCGCCCTGCTGATCGCGATCGGCAGCACCATCCTGTTCGAGCATCTGCACGGCGCGGGGTGA